In Fusarium oxysporum f. sp. lycopersici 4287 chromosome 2, whole genome shotgun sequence, a genomic segment contains:
- a CDS encoding protein phosphatase (At least one base has a quality score < 10) has protein sequence MSDLDKAIAQLRACRPIPEAQVRELCHKARELLIEEGNVVTVSAPVTICGDIHGQFHDLMELFRVGGDVPDTNYLFMGDFVDRGFYSLESFLLLLCLKVRYPDRMTLIRGNHESRQITTVYGFYDECIRKYGSANVWRYCCDIFDYLALGAIVLGASNTMSPGVEPVDDETEIEVCDQNGSIMSRFPRRRPDDSSQDQIQSPGGTAMDKTGPPGSGASGSSGGSVGNPAGAVLCVHGGLSPLVDTVDKIRLIDRKQEVPHEGAMCDLLWSDPDEIDGWGLSPRGAGFLFGADIVKVFNHRNDLSLIARAHQLVMEGFKEMFDASIVTVWSAPNYCYRWEKKCVLGTAVATVCVVFSRHVWETQQKRWRYWSHDGGRYAS, from the exons ATGAGCGACCTCGACAA GGCCATTGCGCAGCTGCGCGCATGCCGACCGATTCCGGAAGCGCAAGTCCGCGAGCTCTGTCATAAAGCTCGGGAACTTTTAATAGAAGAGGGCAACGTCGTCACTGTATCGGCACCAGTAACG ATATGTGGTGACATTCATGGCCAATTCCACGATTTGATGGAGCTCTTTCGAGTTGGAGGCGATGTTCCAGATACAAATTACCTGTTCATGG GTGACTTCGTCGATCGCGGCTTCTATTCACTGGAATCTTTCCTCCTTTTGCTCTGCCTAAAAGTTCGATACCCCGATAGGATGACACTAATCCGCGGCAACCACGAATCTCGTCAAATCACCACAGTCTACGGTTTTTACGATGAGTGCATAAGAAAGTACGGCAGCGCTAATGTTTGGCGTTACTGTTGCGACATCTTTGATTACCTGGCGCTTGGTGCGATCGTATTGGGCGCCTCCAACACCATGTCGCCTGGGGTGGAACCTGTCGATGACGAAACTGAGATCGAGGTTTGCGACCAGAATGGCTCTATAATGAGCCGTTTCCCCCGACGTCGGCCAGATGATAGCTCGCAAGATCAGATCCAAAGCCCAGGTGGAACAGCGATGGACAAGACAGGCCCCCCAGGATCGGGCGCTTCAGGGTCAAGCGGTGGCTCGGTGGGAAATCCAGCCGGAGCAGTGCTTTGTGTTCATGGCGGTTTGAGTCCATTGGTCGATACAGTTGACAAGATTCGCTTGATTGACCGCAAACAAGAAGTCCCCCATGAAGGTGCCATGTGCGATTTACTCTGGTCCGACCCAGACGAGATCGACGGCTGGGGTCTTTCCCCACGAGGTGCAGGTTTCCTCTTTGGAGCTGATATCGTCAAGGTGTTCAACCATCGAAACGACCTGAGTCTCATTGCCCGCGCGCACCAGCTTGTCATGGAGGGATTCAAGGAAATGTTCGATGCTTCTATCGTCACTGTGTGGTCTGCTCCGAACTATTGCTACCGCTGGGAAAAGAAGTGTGTCCTTGGGACTGCAGTAGCCACCGTATGTGTCGTCTTCAGTCGTCATGTGTGGGAAACCCAGCAGAAGCGATGGCGGTACTGGAGTCATGATGGAGGGCGGTATGCCTCCTAG
- a CDS encoding protein phosphatase (At least one base has a quality score < 10), whose protein sequence is MELFRVGGDVPDTNYLFMGDFVDRGFYSLESFLLLLCLKVRYPDRMTLIRGNHESRQITTVYGFYDECIRKYGSANVWRYCCDIFDYLALGAIVLGASNTMSPGVEPVDDETEIEVCDQNGSIMSRFPRRRPDDSSQDQIQSPGGTAMDKTGPPGSGASGSSGGSVGNPAGAVLCVHGGLSPLVDTVDKIRLIDRKQEVPHEGAMCDLLWSDPDEIDGWGLSPRGAGFLFGADIVKVFNHRNDLSLIARAHQLVMEGFKEMFDASIVTVWSAPNYCYRWEKKCVLGTAVATVCVVFSRHVWETQQKRWRYWSHDGGRYAS, encoded by the exons ATGGAGCTCTTTCGAGTTGGAGGCGATGTTCCAGATACAAATTACCTGTTCATGG GTGACTTCGTCGATCGCGGCTTCTATTCACTGGAATCTTTCCTCCTTTTGCTCTGCCTAAAAGTTCGATACCCCGATAGGATGACACTAATCCGCGGCAACCACGAATCTCGTCAAATCACCACAGTCTACGGTTTTTACGATGAGTGCATAAGAAAGTACGGCAGCGCTAATGTTTGGCGTTACTGTTGCGACATCTTTGATTACCTGGCGCTTGGTGCGATCGTATTGGGCGCCTCCAACACCATGTCGCCTGGGGTGGAACCTGTCGATGACGAAACTGAGATCGAGGTTTGCGACCAGAATGGCTCTATAATGAGCCGTTTCCCCCGACGTCGGCCAGATGATAGCTCGCAAGATCAGATCCAAAGCCCAGGTGGAACAGCGATGGACAAGACAGGCCCCCCAGGATCGGGCGCTTCAGGGTCAAGCGGTGGCTCGGTGGGAAATCCAGCCGGAGCAGTGCTTTGTGTTCATGGCGGTTTGAGTCCATTGGTCGATACAGTTGACAAGATTCGCTTGATTGACCGCAAACAAGAAGTCCCCCATGAAGGTGCCATGTGCGATTTACTCTGGTCCGACCCAGACGAGATCGACGGCTGGGGTCTTTCCCCACGAGGTGCAGGTTTCCTCTTTGGAGCTGATATCGTCAAGGTGTTCAACCATCGAAACGACCTGAGTCTCATTGCCCGCGCGCACCAGCTTGTCATGGAGGGATTCAAGGAAATGTTCGATGCTTCTATCGTCACTGTGTGGTCTGCTCCGAACTATTGCTACCGCTGGGAAAAGAAGTGTGTCCTTGGGACTGCAGTAGCCACCGTATGTGTCGTCTTCAGTCGTCATGTGTGGGAAACCCAGCAGAAGCGATGGCGGTACTGGAGTCATGATGGAGGGCGGTATGCCTCCTAG